From one Sardina pilchardus chromosome 6, fSarPil1.1, whole genome shotgun sequence genomic stretch:
- the si:dkeyp-77h1.4 gene encoding uncharacterized protein KIAA1522 yields the protein MDAIIRLLVLTGLVHAAYFAPLPAKEESVMFFGEDFHILLPPGAADVVFRPTVMPQRGEIVLMKAGVNQGPRAKINQQLSHLILENVGETDEGVYTVTSLDPVDNSTVTRTLTLIVRDCSNEHSVKFGENFHIQIADVTGPISLEFRPIAVEANQTNRPALSLMDQEGYENRLVVTESKVTLQAVSMADKGSYTVVDSNSKIQKKVCLNVKELHNFYSVPAGGTFKFNLVQNSSLVRLVYKPNSDRRARVILEKGEVTIPEDLELKDRFSVDGNLFVLEEVNSADAGEFHVTDLDGATIAIDYLDVIDVQLSPLYVTIIALVSLVVLMLLVCLLACLVKIRKRAEKSRAVEKIANSAGQDEGDAFRQVVKEACKQVEDTNVQSLKEDITEKSQSTEVSIKGLEVSSKEVTGFDKNLETSDSGVGFNTTALPLDSDTEAPSAPLHDDVLSTSVASEAKAAPTLTPEPKPAPPPTPEPKASPPPQPKPAPPPTPEPKASPPPEPKPALTPTPDPKPALTPEPKSPAPKSPAPRSPAPEPKAATPEAKPAATPPPEPKAAMTPPPEAKPAVSPTPPKSPAPEPKPSPTAPKAADEKPAAAPPVDVKPPASPSPDPKPATPETKPPASPEPKATLQPAPEAKPAVSPVLEPKAPTPDPKPALSPTPDPKPAVSPAAEPTTNGTPEPKADSGSESPKIAPPKSPETGISLKAPPPADVSSDGAITNDSAAPAKEEAATT from the exons ATGGACGCCATTATCAGACTCCTGGTGCTAACTGGGCTGGTCCATGCAG CTTACTTTGCGCCATTACCAG ccaaAGAAGAGTCGGTCATGTTTTTTGGGGAGGACTTCCACATCCTCCTCCCCCCGGGCGCGGCTGACGTGGTGTTCCGCCCAACGGTGATGCCACAGCGCGGGGAGATCGTCCTGATGAAGGCTGGCGTGAATCAGGGCCCGCGGGCCAAGATCAACCAGCAGCTCAGCCACCTCATCCTGGAGAACGTGGGCGAGACCGACGAGGGGGTCTACACCGTCACGTCCCTGGACCCTGTGGACAACAGCACCGTCACGAGGACCCTCACACTCATCGTGAGAG ACTGCTCTAATGAGCATAGTGTCAAGTTCGGAGAGAACTTCCACATCCAGATCGCTGATGTCACCGGTCCCATCTCGCTTGAGTTCCGGCCCATCGCCGTCGAAGCGAACCAGACAAACCGCCCGGCTCTGAGTCTCATGGACCAGGAGGGGTATGAGAACCGCCTTGTGGTCACTGAGAGCAAAGTGACCCTTCAGGCGGTCAGCATGGCTGACAAGGGCTCCTACACCGTTGTGGATAGCAATTCGAAAATTCAGAAGAAGGTGTGCTTGAACGTTAAAG AGCTTCATAATTTTTATTCTGTGCCTGCTGGGGGCACTTTCAAGTTCAACCTGGTCCAGAACAGCTCCCTGGTGCGCCTGGTCTACAAGCCCAACAGCGACCGCAGGGCCCGGGTCATCCTGGAGAAGGGCGAGGTGACCATTCCAGAGGACCTGGAGCTGAAGGACCGCTTCTCTGTGGACGGCAACCTGTTTGTGCTGGAAGAGGTCAACAGCGCCGACGCTGGAGAGTTCCACGTAACAGACCTGGACGGCGCCACCATCGCCATAGACTACCTGGACGTTATAG acGTTCAGCTGTCGCCGCTGTACGTGACCATCATTGCCCTGGTATCCCTGGTGGTGTTGATGTtgcttgtgtgtctgcttgcctgtcTCGTTAAAATACGCAAGCGGGCAGAGAAGTCCCGGGCCGTTGAGAAGATCGCCAATTCTGCAGGGCAAGATGAGGGTGACGCCTTCCGACAG GTGGTCAAAGAGGCCTGCAAACAGGTTGAGGATACCAATGTTCAGTCCCTGAAGGAGGACATCACAGAGAAGTCACAGAGCACAGAGGTTAGCATTAAG GGTTTGGAGGTGTCCTCAAAAGAGGTCACTGGCTTTGATAAGAACCTTGAGACCAGCGACTCTGGGGTTGGCTTCAACACCACTGCCCTTCCTCTGGACAGTGACACAGAGGCCCCTTCTGCCCCCCTCCACGACGACGTCCTGAGCACCTCCGTGGCTTCTGAAGCAAAGGCGGCCCCAACCTTAACACCGGAGCCCAAACCAGCTCCCCCACCGACTCCTGAGCCTAAAGCGTCTCCACCGCCCCAGCCCAAGCCAGCTCCTCCCCCAACCCCGGAGCCCAAAGCCTCCCCACCTCCTGAGCCCAAACCAGCCTTAACACCAACCCCCGACCCCAAGCCGGCTCTAACTCCTGAACCCAAGTCGCCAGCCCCCAAGTCTCCGGCCCCTAGGTCTCCTGCTCCCGAGCCGAAGGCAGCTACGCCGGAGGCCAAGCCAGCGGCTACTCCACCTCCGGAACCCAAGGCAGCCATGACACCTCCTCCTGAAGCAAAACCAGCTGTTTCTCCAACCCCACCCAAGTCCCCAGCCCCTGAGCCCAAGCCGAGTCCCACCGCACCCAAggctgctgatgagaaaccagCCGCTGCTCCACCTGTTGATGTCAAACCTCCGGCGTCCCCGTCTCCTGACCCCAAGCCAGCGACACCGGAGACCAAGCCTCCAGCGAGCCCTGAGCCCAAGGCGACACTCCAGCCAGCCCCTGAGGCCAAGCCTGCCGTGAGCCCGGTCCTGGAGCCCAAAGCGCCCACCCCAGACCCTAAACCAGCGCTGAGCCCAACACCGGACCCCAAGCCAGCCGTGTCCCCGGCCGCAGAGCCCACCACCAACGGCACGCCTGAGCCCAAAGCAGACAGCGGATCCGAATCCCCCAAGATTGCCCCACCCAAGAGCCCCGAGACGGGCATTAGTCTGAAGGCTCCCCCTCCTGCAGACGTGAGCTCCGACGGAGCGATCACCAATGACAGCGCAGCGCCTGCCAAGGAGGAGGCTGCCACCACCTGA
- the si:ch73-54f23.4 gene encoding zinc-binding protein A33, giving the protein MYKNRIKDTNNNFNNSHLNDFKNKLIQAIKKIKHEVDECYEEERNTYAEALDLEFKFDTMEREIRAEFRNIHRFLDEEEENNIERLRKEKEKRISLLKERERKISMQGRNLERAIETLNIKLREEDSPKLLKEIRELLQRCDVNYIAPPAVDSEVCFGQFVGPIQYRIWKHMKASIYPNITTLTFDPETAHPLLTVSPCCDTVRFDEAKKMPPQEELEKNPRCFNYYYCVMGRESFFTGRYYWEVDVAKKTAWRVGVAREDVPRGEMAVSTTATGFWTLSLKGGTIVACTHPKPTPVRTSILPTRIGVFLDCEREEVSFYNAVTMMALHAFSMEDMDGPLYPFFNPCDTDNGRNVSPLTMFEPAL; this is encoded by the exons ATGTACAAGAATCGCATCAAGGacaccaacaacaacttcaacaATTCTCATCTCAATGATTTCAAG AACAAGCTTATTCAAGCTATTAAGAAGATAAAACATGAAGTTGACGAGTGTTATGAAGAAGAAAGGAACACCTATGCAGAGGCTCTTGATTTGGAG TTCAAGTTTGATACAATGGAGCGGGAGATCAGAGCCGAGTTCCGGAACATCCATCGTTTTCTggatgaagaagaagagaacAATATCGAACGActcaggaaagagaaagagaaaagaataagtctgctgaaagagagagagagaaagatttctATGCAAGGGAGAAATCTGGAACGAGCCATTGAAACTCTGAATATTAAACTAAGGGAAGAGGACAGTCCCAAACTCCTcaaa GAAATCAGAGAACTCTTACAAAG ATGTGATGTAAACTACATAGCACCCCCTGCCGTGGACAGTGAAGTTTGCTTTGGACAATTTGTGGGACCCATTCAGTACAGGATCTGGAAACACATGAAAGCCTCAATATACCCAA ATATAACAAcgctgacctttgacccagaaACGGCCCATCCTCTCCTCACTGTTTCGCCCTGCTGCGATACGGTGCGCTTCGACGAGGCCAAAAAGATGCCCCcccaggaggagctggagaagaaCCCTCGCTGCTTCAACTACTACTACTGCGTGATGGGCAGGGAGAGTTTCTTCACCGGCCGCTACTACTGGGAGGTGGACGTGGCCAAAAAGACTGcctggagggtgggggtggcgcGCGAGGACGTCCCTCGGGGAGAGATGGCCGTCAGCACCACCGCCACCGGCTTCTGGACACTCTCACTCAAGGGCGGCACCATCGTGGCTTGCACCCACCCGAAGCCCACGCCAGTGCGGACCTCCATCCTGCCCACGCGCATCGGCGTCTTCCTGGACtgcgagagggaggaggtgtccTTCTACAACGCGGTCACCATGATGGCGCTCCACGCCTTCTCCATGGAGGACATGGACGGGCCCCTCTACCCCTTCTTCAACCCCTGTGACACAGACAATGGGAGGAACGTCTCCCCTCTCACCATGTTCGAGCCTGCTCTGTGA
- the ino80e gene encoding INO80 complex subunit E isoform X1, translating to MNGQSDSDVDFKRKYKNLKRKLKFLVYEQECFQEELRKAQRKLLKVSRDKSFLLDRLLQYERVDDDSSDSDATASSENSEGEGLREREREGVKRRRSSPVVPGLPSSTSSHLSLLSRSGANALPSSTSSQYLTTLPFPPEYLAPPAERMKKERKTKTPKHKKDPAGKVVPPLASNYPSAPAAAPAAGTPFSWVPRQMLSGDTAEEEGDSDGDSDRGEEERGEGEEAELVIDIPNE from the exons ATGAATGGACAGTCTGATAGTGACGTGGACTTCAAGAGGAAATATAAAAACCTGAAGCGAAAGTTGAAATTCCTGGTTTAT GAACAAGAATGCTTTCAGGAAGAGTTGAGAAAAGCACAGAGGAAACTCCTAAAAGTGTCCAGAGACAAAAG ttttCTGTTGGACAGACTATTGCAGTATGAGAGAGTGGACGATGATTCTTCAG ACTCTGATGCCACTGCGTCCTCAGAGAACAGTGAAGGAGAGGGTCtccgggagagagagcgggagggagtcAAGAG gaggaggagcagtcCTGTCGTTCCCGGTCTTCCATCCTCCACgtcctcccacctctctctgctctcgcgCTCGGGCGCCAACGCGCTCCCGTCGTCCACCTCCTCACAGTACCTCACCACG CTACCCTTCCCGCCAGAGTATTTGGCTCCCCCTGCTGAGCGAATGAAGAAAGAGCGAAAAACAAAGACGCCCAAACACAAGAAAGACCCTGCAGGGAag GTGGTGCCACCATTGGCCTCTAATTACCCATCAGCCCCTGCAGCAGCCCCGGCGGCTGGCACGCCGTTCAGCTGGGTCCCGCGGCAAATGCTGAGCGGAGAcacggcggaggaggagggcgacAGCGACGGAGACAGTGaccgaggagaggaggagagaggcgagGGAGAGGAGGCCGAGCTAGTCATTGACATTCCCAATGAATGA
- the ino80e gene encoding INO80 complex subunit E isoform X2 codes for MNGQSDSDVDFKRKYKNLKRKLKFLVYEQECFQEELRKAQRKLLKVSRDKSFLLDRLLQYERVDDDSSDSDATASSENSEGEGLREREREGVKRRRSSPVVPGLPSSTSSHLSLLSRSGANALPSSTSSQYLTTVVPPLASNYPSAPAAAPAAGTPFSWVPRQMLSGDTAEEEGDSDGDSDRGEEERGEGEEAELVIDIPNE; via the exons ATGAATGGACAGTCTGATAGTGACGTGGACTTCAAGAGGAAATATAAAAACCTGAAGCGAAAGTTGAAATTCCTGGTTTAT GAACAAGAATGCTTTCAGGAAGAGTTGAGAAAAGCACAGAGGAAACTCCTAAAAGTGTCCAGAGACAAAAG ttttCTGTTGGACAGACTATTGCAGTATGAGAGAGTGGACGATGATTCTTCAG ACTCTGATGCCACTGCGTCCTCAGAGAACAGTGAAGGAGAGGGTCtccgggagagagagcgggagggagtcAAGAG gaggaggagcagtcCTGTCGTTCCCGGTCTTCCATCCTCCACgtcctcccacctctctctgctctcgcgCTCGGGCGCCAACGCGCTCCCGTCGTCCACCTCCTCACAGTACCTCACCACG GTGGTGCCACCATTGGCCTCTAATTACCCATCAGCCCCTGCAGCAGCCCCGGCGGCTGGCACGCCGTTCAGCTGGGTCCCGCGGCAAATGCTGAGCGGAGAcacggcggaggaggagggcgacAGCGACGGAGACAGTGaccgaggagaggaggagagaggcgagGGAGAGGAGGCCGAGCTAGTCATTGACATTCCCAATGAATGA
- the LOC134083268 gene encoding uncharacterized protein LOC134083268 codes for MPAAGVGLAAASLLAALLLSGLCARARCQPETDPDFSLCRRSFYRETPPQGAGEAASGAGELLQRCHTLPGGRRFASLHHPTCGASVYSAFCLSQDNNWGGPAADAQAEDAGDGSRAEGAPDSEVLVPALLGGGADAGEGTAGDAAHSAWDALVSRLVRDAVVPKCAADAEGADLFVLTGAAGLTEGEDAGGCQVDALWSAVCCASGGEEGGAFSVGVVRGSGEEERVVSAQELAEVIGVAAVFTGLCGEVDSDSEVVELLLEALDSVRKEAESEAAASASAEAGPAGSVSEAGDAGSDDVPEVTQEEVMSSGQSEAQGSAVPSGDAVKLQETLEAENETQSSGSLVGGALMYLLSSSVSLLCAPVRPVVSTLTALPGQVTYVLGEDLAALSAVPCGAAALVQNMVGDAWAGVSTAVGLVTGVGELCFSGVYSCSSPLVGSLYGACYDGVAGVGQLAKDSVGIFGGTLDNAWSVSKFFGGTAWDHGGGYVGTVVSELGHQVKTVGLGVGKLVWRVGRGLGNMVGIAGGLAGGTVGSVIENVKEAFGGE; via the exons aTGCCTGCTGCTGGAGTCGGTCTCGCTGCTGCGTCACTGCTGGCAGCGCTGCTGCTGTCGGGCCTGTGCGCCCGAGCGCGGTGCCAGCCGGAGACGGATCCCGACTTCTCCCTCTGCCGCCGCAGCTTCTACCGGGAGACGCCCCCCCAGGGAGCCGGCGAGGCAGCGAGCGGAGCCGGCGAGCTGCTCCAGCGCTGCCACACGCTGCCCGGGGGACGGCGCTTCGCCTCGCTCCACCACCCCACCTGTGGGGCCAGCGTCTACTCCGCCTTCTGCCTGAGTCAGGACAACAACTGGGGGGGACCGGCGGCCGACGCACAG GCTGAAGATGCCGGCGATGGCTCCCGTGCGGAGGGCGCACCTGACTCGGAGGTGCTCGTGCCCGCTCTCCTGGGAGGAGGTGCGGACGCGGGCGAGGGCACCGCGGGCGATGCTGCCCACTCCGCGTGGGACGCGCTCGTCTCCAGGCTGGTGAGGGACGCCGTCGTGCCCAAATGCGCCGCCGACGCCGAAGGAGCCGATCTGTTCGTGCTGACCGGAGCCGCCGGCCTGACCGAGGGGGAGGACGCCGGAGGCTGCCAGGTGGACGCGCTGTGGTCAGCCGTGTGCTGCGCCTCCGGAGGGGAGGAGGGCGGCGCGTTCAGCGTGGGGGTGGTGAGGGGGagcggggaggaggagagggtggtcAGCGCGCAGGAGCTGGCGGAGGTCATCGGGGTCGCGGCGGTCTTCACGGGGCTCTGTGGGGAGGTGGACAGTGACAGCGAAGTGGTGGAGCTCCTCCTGGAGGCACTGGACAGCGTGAGAAAGGAGGCCGAATCAGAGGCAGCGGCCTCGGCCTCGGCAGAGGCAGGGCCGGCAGGCTCAGTCAGTGAGGCGGGTGACGCAGGAAGTGATGACGTCCCAGAGGTCACCCAGGAGGAAGTGATGTCGTCAGGTCAAAGCGAGGCCCAAGGCAGCGCGGTCCCTTCCGGTGACGCTGTGAAGCTCCAGGAGACGCTGGAGGCGGAGAACGAGACCCAGAGCTCGGGCTCCCTGGTGGGCGGGGCGCTGAtgtacctcctctcctcctccgtgtcCCTCCTCTGCGCCCCCGTGCGTCCGGTCGTCTCCACGCTGACCGCCCTGCCCGGCCAGGTGACCTACGTCCTGGGGGAGGACCTGGCCGCGCTGTCCGCCGTGCCCTGCGGCGCCGCCGCGCTCGTCCAGAACATGGTGGGCGACGCGTGGGCCGGGGTGTCCACCGCCGTCGGCCTGGTGACCGGCGTGGGGGAGCTGTGCTTCTCGGGCGTCTACTCCTGCTCCTCGCCGCTGGTGGGCAGCCTGTACGGCGCCTGCTACGACGGAGTGGCCGGCGTGGGTCAGCTGGCCAAGGACAGCGTGGGCATTTTCGGAGGCACCCTGGACAACGCGTGGTCCGTGTCCAAGTTCTTTGGGGGGACGGCATGGGACCACGGCGGGGGCTACGTGGGCACTGTTGTGTCCGAGCTGGGCCACCAGGTGAAGACGGTGGGCCTCGGCGTGGGCAAGCTGGTCTGGAGGGTGGGCAGAGGACTGGGCAACATGGTGGGCATAGCCGGCGGACTGGCCGGAGGCACTGTGGGCTCGGTGATAGAAAATGTGAAAGAGGCCtttggaggagagtga